One window of Chitinispirillum alkaliphilum genomic DNA carries:
- a CDS encoding Cell division initiation protein DivIVA — translation MRITPLDIRKQPFPRAIRGFDSDAVNSFLEMVAGEYETIIRQNSEYGMQIKNLEQKLDSYVKTEKVLNETLLTAQRATDEARVNAQKEAELIIKDAKIRADRYEDEARQRVHRLESELISLRNQRDSFLARFKAMLSTQLNLLEVISGDLKQAREERAAPLVDCDKEDETMDEVPPQPDLSSLDV, via the coding sequence ATGCGTATAACACCTCTTGATATCAGGAAACAGCCGTTCCCCCGTGCAATCAGAGGATTTGATTCTGATGCTGTAAATAGTTTTCTGGAAATGGTCGCAGGGGAGTATGAGACCATAATACGGCAGAACAGTGAATACGGAATGCAGATCAAAAATCTGGAACAGAAGCTTGACAGTTATGTTAAAACCGAGAAAGTCCTGAACGAAACTCTCCTTACCGCTCAGAGAGCAACCGATGAAGCCAGGGTAAATGCTCAGAAAGAAGCGGAGCTTATTATAAAGGATGCAAAAATCAGAGCCGACCGCTATGAGGATGAGGCTCGGCAGAGGGTACACAGGCTGGAGAGCGAATTGATTTCCCTGAGAAATCAGCGTGACAGTTTTCTTGCCAGGTTCAAGGCTATGCTCTCCACCCAGCTTAATCTGCTTGAAGTAATCAGCGGAGATCTGAAGCAGGCCAGAGAAGAGCGGGCGGCGCCCCTGGTGGATTGCGACAAAGAAGATGAAACTATGGATGAGGTCCCGCCTCAGCCCGATCTTTCTTCGCTGGATGTATGA
- a CDS encoding Purine nucleoside phosphorylase produces the protein MTRTYDMVQETKAFLEEKTSVRPEYGIILGTGLGRLADNIEAEAVIPYENIPHFPVSTVEAHAGKLIFGTLAGKQVMAMQGRFHFYEGYSMQQIAFPVRVMQFLNVKTLVVSNACGGINPLFKPGTIMAITDHINLLSDNPLIGPNDERIGPRFPDMSQPYSNDLLELVSKVALQNKIRLEKGVYAAMSGPSLETRAEYRMLRILGADVIGMSTVPEVIAAVHGRLKVLGLSVVTDACLPDALEPVDIKKIIAVADKAEPVLVKLIEKVLGAL, from the coding sequence ATGACAAGAACGTATGATATGGTTCAGGAGACAAAGGCATTTCTGGAAGAGAAGACCTCCGTTAGGCCTGAGTACGGAATTATTCTGGGTACAGGGTTGGGAAGGCTTGCTGATAATATAGAAGCTGAAGCGGTGATCCCTTACGAGAACATCCCTCACTTCCCGGTCTCAACTGTCGAGGCCCATGCGGGAAAGCTCATTTTCGGAACTCTTGCCGGTAAACAGGTCATGGCAATGCAGGGAAGATTCCATTTCTACGAGGGGTATTCAATGCAGCAGATTGCGTTTCCTGTAAGGGTGATGCAGTTTCTTAATGTCAAGACACTTGTCGTCTCAAATGCCTGTGGAGGAATCAATCCCCTCTTCAAACCAGGTACAATCATGGCAATCACCGATCATATTAACCTGCTCAGTGACAACCCGCTTATCGGCCCAAATGACGAAAGAATCGGACCCAGATTTCCCGATATGTCACAGCCCTATTCAAATGATCTTCTTGAGCTTGTATCCAAAGTAGCCCTGCAAAATAAAATCAGACTGGAAAAAGGTGTATATGCGGCAATGAGCGGACCGTCCCTCGAGACAAGGGCTGAGTATAGAATGTTGCGTATTCTTGGTGCTGATGTGATAGGTATGAGCACGGTTCCTGAAGTGATAGCTGCGGTACACGGGCGTCTGAAGGTACTTGGGCTCTCGGTGGTCACTGATGCCTGTCTTCCTGATGCCCTCGAGCCTGTTGATATTAAAAAAATCATTGCTGTTGCAGATAAAGCGGAACCTGTTTTAGTCAAGTTAATAGAGAAAGTACTTGGAGCATTATGA
- a CDS encoding sporulation protein YtfJ: MALSEIIKVALDHIQYVAKTETVIGEPIVAGGTTLIPVSKVSVGFAAGGGGKDDVSGSGAGTGGGVNVTPIAFISISGDKVDVHSLTGSDQSLSKIMSAAPDVFKKISKYMKKKDDTEKEESSC, translated from the coding sequence ATGGCACTTTCAGAGATAATAAAAGTTGCGCTTGATCATATTCAGTATGTGGCCAAAACTGAAACGGTTATAGGCGAGCCGATTGTTGCGGGGGGGACCACGCTTATACCGGTTTCCAAAGTTTCGGTAGGATTTGCTGCCGGAGGTGGGGGAAAGGATGATGTCTCCGGGTCAGGGGCAGGAACCGGTGGCGGGGTAAATGTTACACCGATTGCTTTTATTTCTATAAGCGGTGATAAGGTAGATGTACACTCACTTACCGGTTCAGATCAGAGCTTAAGCAAAATTATGTCTGCAGCACCGGATGTGTTTAAAAAAATATCAAAGTACATGAAGAAAAAAGACGATACAGAAAAAGAAGAGTCATCCTGCTGA
- a CDS encoding ATP-dependent Clp protease ATP-binding subunit ClpX: MSSTTRYAGIKCSFCGKGPDEVGKLITGPSVHICNECVDMCNEILTEEKAAVPSDLSLDSLPVPREIKEYIDQFVIGQDDVKMGVSVAAYNHFKRILSRTQTTDDEVEIDKSNMLLVGPTGTGKTLIAQSLAKLLKVPFSIVDATIFTEAGYVGEDVENMLVRLLQAANYDVSKAEKGIIYIDEFDKITRKSANPSITRDVSGEGVQQAMLKILEGTVSSIPPKGGRKHPEQNLIQINTRDILFICGGAFEGLENIIEARIGESRMGFNVDIKKKDKVTVGDLLRKVEPDDLIRYGLIPEVVGRLPVVKGLDELDEDTLLKILTEPKNALTKQYQKLFGMEGVRLVFARDALREVVKIACQKKTGARGLRNVLETALLPVMYEIPSREDVREVMMTKEAVLKKGEPVYSVKKEKKTA; this comes from the coding sequence ATGAGTTCAACAACCCGATATGCGGGTATAAAATGTTCGTTTTGCGGAAAAGGGCCCGATGAAGTGGGTAAGCTGATTACCGGGCCCTCTGTACACATATGCAACGAATGTGTGGATATGTGTAATGAGATCCTCACAGAGGAAAAAGCTGCAGTTCCAAGTGATCTGAGCCTGGACTCTTTACCTGTTCCAAGGGAAATTAAAGAGTATATCGATCAGTTCGTTATTGGTCAGGACGATGTGAAAATGGGGGTAAGTGTCGCCGCTTACAACCACTTTAAAAGAATCCTCTCCAGAACTCAAACAACTGATGATGAAGTGGAAATTGACAAGTCAAACATGCTTCTGGTGGGGCCTACCGGTACAGGTAAAACACTTATCGCCCAGAGTCTGGCGAAGCTGCTAAAGGTTCCCTTCTCAATCGTAGATGCTACCATCTTCACTGAAGCGGGCTATGTGGGTGAGGATGTGGAAAATATGCTGGTCAGACTGCTTCAGGCTGCCAATTATGATGTTTCAAAAGCTGAAAAGGGGATAATCTATATCGATGAATTCGATAAGATAACCAGAAAATCCGCAAACCCTTCCATTACCAGAGATGTCTCAGGAGAGGGTGTTCAGCAGGCGATGCTCAAAATTCTGGAAGGTACCGTTTCAAGCATTCCGCCCAAGGGGGGGAGGAAACATCCTGAGCAAAACCTCATACAGATAAACACAAGGGATATCCTCTTTATCTGTGGAGGCGCATTTGAGGGGCTGGAGAACATTATCGAAGCCAGAATCGGTGAAAGCAGGATGGGGTTCAATGTAGATATCAAGAAAAAGGATAAAGTGACTGTTGGGGACTTGCTCAGGAAAGTGGAGCCTGATGATCTTATCCGCTACGGACTGATTCCTGAAGTCGTAGGACGATTACCGGTGGTTAAGGGGCTGGATGAACTTGATGAGGATACATTGCTCAAAATCCTGACAGAACCCAAAAATGCCCTTACAAAGCAATATCAGAAGCTCTTTGGAATGGAAGGGGTGAGATTGGTGTTTGCAAGAGATGCGCTGCGGGAAGTCGTAAAAATTGCCTGTCAGAAGAAAACCGGCGCAAGGGGATTGAGAAATGTCCTTGAGACCGCTTTGCTTCCTGTGATGTATGAAATCCCATCCAGGGAGGATGTAAGAGAGGTTATGATGACAAAAGAGGCTGTTTTGAAAAAGGGAGAACCTGTATACTCTGTTAAAAAAGAGAAGAAAACTGCCTGA
- a CDS encoding endonuclease: MKQSEKKKCEKGLIMIQIDGLARAQLEKAVKKGKMPYLKSLIHESSYNVLSHYSGLPSATPGVQGEIFYGKKCAVPSFGFMQKNSCKPTSMLVPETVNQVQKSLSGYNTSILTNGSAYCDIYNEGTQKSAFCSTEIGLFSYLKMVNPILLIFLLLQHIFIFFRITALLIIELALAITDFFRGIVQSENFWKEIQFIPARVGVCALMRELITANVVIDSTRGLPLIHCNFLGYDEQAHRRGPSSAFAHWTLKGIDDSIKRIHKAALRSKARDYSIMVYSDHGQEHTDCYAKQYGISVHTAISNYLKSKGLRVTPQINLTESIQLKRSAYLGKRLFQRFTNGDVFKNICTEPDGLKVVAIGPLGHVYLHEKLSSLKLNQLGSQLVKEVNIPLVMRADRQNKSVRAWNRKGEWILPEDIIHVAGEDHPFLSELSGDIVELVNHRDSGDFVISGWIPDQKPLSFPYENGAHGGLGKNETHGFALLPLNIKVTGSKDFIRPKNLRRAVLDFMNGD; this comes from the coding sequence GTGAAACAATCAGAAAAGAAAAAATGTGAAAAAGGGCTCATCATGATTCAGATAGACGGTCTGGCAAGGGCTCAACTTGAAAAGGCTGTTAAAAAGGGAAAAATGCCCTACTTAAAGTCGCTTATCCACGAATCATCCTATAATGTTCTGTCACACTATTCAGGCCTGCCCTCTGCCACACCGGGTGTACAGGGTGAGATCTTTTATGGAAAAAAATGTGCAGTCCCCTCTTTCGGGTTCATGCAGAAAAACAGCTGCAAGCCAACCAGCATGCTTGTGCCCGAAACAGTGAATCAGGTCCAGAAATCACTTTCCGGTTACAACACCTCTATCCTTACCAACGGAAGCGCCTACTGCGATATCTATAATGAGGGGACCCAAAAGTCTGCTTTCTGCTCAACAGAAATAGGTCTGTTTTCCTATCTCAAAATGGTTAATCCCATACTTTTGATTTTCCTTTTACTGCAACACATTTTCATTTTCTTTCGCATCACTGCACTTTTAATTATAGAATTGGCACTGGCCATAACCGATTTTTTCAGAGGAATTGTCCAGAGTGAGAATTTCTGGAAAGAGATCCAGTTCATCCCTGCAAGAGTGGGGGTCTGTGCTCTTATGAGGGAGCTGATCACTGCCAACGTAGTTATCGATTCTACAAGGGGTCTGCCCCTTATTCACTGTAACTTTCTTGGATATGATGAACAAGCACACCGAAGGGGCCCCTCATCTGCTTTTGCCCACTGGACGCTGAAAGGGATAGATGACTCGATCAAAAGGATTCACAAAGCTGCGCTGCGCTCCAAAGCAAGAGACTACAGTATCATGGTCTACTCCGATCACGGTCAGGAGCATACCGACTGCTACGCCAAACAGTACGGGATTTCAGTTCACACTGCCATAAGTAACTATCTAAAAAGCAAGGGTCTCAGGGTCACACCCCAAATCAACCTAACAGAGAGCATCCAGCTTAAAAGGTCTGCATACCTTGGGAAACGGCTGTTTCAAAGATTTACAAACGGAGATGTTTTCAAAAACATCTGCACCGAACCTGACGGACTTAAAGTTGTTGCGATCGGCCCTCTTGGGCATGTATATCTTCACGAAAAACTTTCTTCATTGAAACTGAACCAGTTAGGGTCACAACTTGTAAAGGAGGTCAATATTCCCCTGGTTATGAGAGCTGACAGGCAAAACAAAAGCGTAAGAGCATGGAACAGAAAGGGTGAGTGGATTTTACCCGAAGATATAATTCATGTAGCCGGTGAAGATCACCCGTTTCTCTCAGAACTATCGGGGGATATAGTGGAACTGGTAAACCATCGGGATTCCGGAGATTTTGTGATCTCCGGATGGATTCCGGATCAAAAGCCTTTAAGCTTTCCCTATGAAAATGGTGCCCACGGAGGACTGGGTAAAAACGAAACCCATGGATTTGCTCTGTTGCCTCTCAACATAAAGGTCACAGGCAGCAAGGATTTTATCCGTCCAAAGAATCTGCGTAGAGCGGTATTAGATTTTATGAATGGAGATTAA
- a CDS encoding Cell division trigger factor has translation MKTTVSEPESWKRVVDIEVPAEEMLQEYDKKLQKTKREIKMPGFRPGKVPLTLIKQRFGDAIKAELVDEMVQKSYRDACKENNINPVAQAIVNDIKYNEGEPLTVSIETEVDPEIEIKGYDKLKVKAKPQKIKKSDVDKEYEKFLDRMAEFKDVDRPSKKGDYIRFEYRKVMIDGEEQKNIQNPQHPIQLGGETELKEFDKALTGRKKGEEIDVTITFPEQYDDSAVAGKTGEFKVLLTDVQEKHLPEVNEEFLKKLGDFENVDALKERIRQDMENQELEKAKTDAHKEAIDTLIKENPFDVPPSRIKAFTDYMYEEALRYGQGQQPPPKEELEKQYHDTAVNSIKQQRIVDYIAGKEKIKPTQEEVDQEILRLAQMYGQDFETLKGVLRKNGTTNRIRADLKEKKTLDSLIGETEKKEDQ, from the coding sequence TTGAAAACAACTGTTTCCGAACCAGAATCATGGAAGCGTGTGGTAGATATCGAAGTCCCTGCAGAAGAGATGTTGCAGGAATACGATAAAAAACTGCAGAAAACCAAACGTGAAATAAAAATGCCCGGATTCAGGCCGGGAAAGGTGCCACTCACTCTCATTAAACAGCGTTTCGGGGATGCTATCAAAGCAGAGCTGGTTGATGAGATGGTTCAGAAATCATACAGGGATGCATGCAAGGAAAACAACATCAACCCGGTTGCTCAGGCTATAGTTAATGACATCAAGTACAACGAAGGTGAACCCCTGACTGTTTCTATCGAAACCGAAGTTGATCCTGAAATCGAAATCAAGGGCTACGACAAGCTTAAAGTTAAGGCAAAGCCCCAAAAGATCAAAAAGAGTGATGTAGATAAAGAGTATGAGAAATTTCTGGACAGAATGGCAGAGTTTAAGGATGTGGACAGACCTTCAAAAAAAGGGGATTACATCCGGTTTGAATACAGAAAAGTTATGATCGATGGTGAGGAACAGAAAAATATCCAAAATCCTCAGCATCCTATTCAGCTTGGGGGCGAAACCGAGCTAAAAGAGTTTGATAAAGCTCTAACGGGTCGTAAAAAAGGGGAGGAGATTGATGTCACTATTACATTCCCTGAACAGTACGACGACTCTGCTGTAGCCGGAAAAACCGGGGAATTCAAGGTGCTCCTTACTGATGTGCAGGAAAAACACCTCCCGGAAGTTAATGAAGAGTTCCTGAAAAAACTGGGCGATTTCGAAAATGTTGATGCTCTGAAGGAGCGAATTCGTCAGGATATGGAAAATCAGGAACTGGAAAAAGCAAAAACAGATGCTCACAAAGAGGCTATAGACACTCTGATTAAAGAGAACCCTTTCGATGTACCACCATCCCGTATCAAAGCCTTTACCGACTACATGTATGAAGAGGCTCTGAGGTATGGGCAGGGGCAGCAACCTCCACCTAAAGAGGAGTTGGAGAAGCAGTACCATGATACCGCTGTAAACAGCATTAAGCAGCAGAGAATCGTGGATTACATAGCCGGTAAAGAAAAGATCAAACCAACACAGGAAGAAGTTGATCAGGAAATTTTGCGCTTGGCTCAGATGTATGGTCAGGACTTTGAAACCCTCAAAGGGGTGTTGCGTAAAAACGGTACCACAAATAGAATCAGAGCCGACCTGAAAGAAAAGAAAACACTGGATTCCCTTATCGGTGAAACCGAAAAAAAGGAAGACCAATAA
- a CDS encoding transposase: protein MPRMRRLESPGSLHHIMAHSVEHKDMFRNDEDRHEFLSRLEKGLKKTGFQCYTWTLMDNHYHMLIRANHLKLEKLMRGLNGGYAQYYNRKYGKRGYLFQDRFKSALCQDQNYAAQLIKYINLNPLRAGKVKSLEQLTDYTWCGHGYLLNQRGALGETFQNRIVSLSRFGQEEIEAMDNYLKFLEENYVKEKSKQAGKLPITESIEISKSCKGWPAVIGDPDYVTSSLQRYCSDMNRKHREVDYHPILVNIAEWVCKKHKIDDLFKRGRQNSRSKARIEFCHHSHRDELIPPSAIAKYLKITIGPVLRMIDIGDCIEKDKPTATRKFTVTT from the coding sequence ATGCCCCGTATGAGACGTCTGGAATCGCCCGGTTCTCTTCACCATATCATGGCTCACTCAGTAGAGCATAAAGACATGTTCCGTAATGATGAAGACAGACACGAGTTTCTCTCAAGGCTAGAAAAGGGGCTCAAAAAAACTGGTTTTCAGTGCTATACCTGGACGCTTATGGATAATCATTATCACATGCTTATCAGAGCTAATCATCTTAAATTAGAAAAACTGATGCGGGGTCTTAACGGAGGGTATGCACAATACTATAATAGAAAGTACGGAAAAAGGGGATATCTGTTCCAGGACAGGTTTAAATCAGCGCTCTGTCAGGATCAGAATTATGCTGCTCAGCTGATCAAGTATATCAATCTCAACCCTCTTCGTGCTGGCAAAGTAAAATCATTAGAGCAACTAACAGATTACACCTGGTGTGGTCACGGATACTTATTGAACCAAAGGGGTGCTCTGGGTGAAACGTTTCAAAACCGGATAGTGTCTTTAAGCAGGTTTGGCCAAGAAGAAATAGAAGCCATGGACAATTATCTTAAGTTCCTTGAAGAAAATTATGTGAAAGAGAAATCTAAACAAGCAGGAAAACTTCCAATAACCGAAAGCATCGAAATATCAAAATCCTGTAAGGGATGGCCTGCTGTAATAGGAGATCCGGATTATGTTACAAGTTCTTTACAAAGGTACTGCAGCGACATGAACCGCAAGCACCGTGAAGTTGATTACCATCCAATTTTAGTGAATATAGCAGAGTGGGTATGCAAAAAACATAAAATAGATGATTTGTTCAAACGTGGACGTCAAAATAGCAGATCAAAAGCACGGATTGAGTTTTGCCATCATTCACATAGAGATGAGCTCATTCCACCTTCGGCAATTGCAAAATACCTGAAGATCACTATTGGTCCGGTATTAAGAATGATAGACATTGGAGATTGTATAGAGAAAGACAAGCCTACAGCGACCAGGAAATTTACTGTCACAACTTAA
- a CDS encoding Nodulation protein noeA: MNTLQNSSFRDPAGFVFTEESEIFRQVNKSYKDHYDHLMESGLYDSLVKDGMLIGHEEVGCDFPENSLAYKVIKPQKVPFISYPYEWCFSQLRDAALLTLEIEARALKMQMTLKDASAYNIQFIGGNPVFIDTLSFEKYRQGEPWIAYKQFCQHFLAPLAIMKYHSAQCGKMTSIFLDGIDLNVASSMLPFSSRLSFSMLAHIHLHAGFQKKYSDKPLSEKTISLNSRLGLIDSLKGLVKKMIRKKHPSQWAAYYEDIHYSQASLSHKKQLVESYIKKINPDTVWDLGGNAGVFSRLASQQGCFTVSTDLDPEAVERNYIQASKEKDSRLLPLVMDLSNPSPSIGWENRERFSFMERGPVDMIMALALIHHLVVSNNCTLEMVARFFASICKVAIVEFIPIDDKQMKQMLSTRKNVAHNYSKEFFEEAFSRYFKIRDERVVRESGRILYLMERY; encoded by the coding sequence ATGAATACGCTTCAAAACAGTTCGTTTCGTGATCCTGCGGGTTTTGTTTTCACCGAAGAGAGTGAAATATTCCGGCAGGTAAATAAATCCTATAAAGATCATTATGATCATCTGATGGAATCGGGATTGTATGATTCACTTGTTAAGGATGGGATGCTTATTGGGCATGAGGAGGTGGGGTGCGATTTTCCTGAAAACTCCCTGGCATATAAAGTTATCAAACCTCAGAAGGTGCCCTTCATTTCCTATCCCTACGAGTGGTGCTTTAGTCAGCTCAGGGATGCAGCTCTGCTTACTCTGGAGATTGAGGCCAGGGCATTGAAGATGCAGATGACCCTTAAGGATGCCAGCGCATATAATATTCAGTTTATTGGTGGCAATCCTGTTTTTATAGACACCCTGTCTTTTGAAAAGTATCGTCAGGGTGAGCCCTGGATAGCGTATAAGCAATTCTGCCAGCATTTTTTGGCTCCGCTTGCAATCATGAAATACCACTCGGCTCAATGCGGAAAAATGACTTCCATATTTCTTGATGGAATTGATTTGAATGTGGCAAGTTCGATGCTTCCCTTTTCCAGCCGTTTATCTTTTTCTATGCTGGCTCATATTCATCTCCATGCCGGATTCCAGAAAAAATATTCAGACAAGCCCCTTTCAGAGAAAACTATATCCCTCAACTCAAGGCTTGGTTTGATAGATAGTTTAAAAGGGTTGGTAAAGAAGATGATCCGTAAAAAGCACCCATCTCAGTGGGCCGCGTACTATGAAGACATACACTACTCCCAGGCGTCGCTCAGTCATAAGAAGCAGCTGGTTGAGTCATATATAAAAAAAATAAATCCTGATACAGTATGGGATCTGGGTGGTAATGCCGGTGTTTTCAGCCGACTAGCTTCACAGCAGGGTTGCTTTACTGTTTCTACCGATCTGGATCCCGAGGCTGTGGAGCGTAACTACATTCAGGCATCAAAAGAAAAGGACAGTAGATTATTGCCTCTGGTGATGGATCTGTCAAACCCATCTCCATCAATTGGCTGGGAAAACAGGGAGCGATTCTCTTTTATGGAGAGGGGCCCGGTAGATATGATTATGGCCCTTGCACTTATTCATCATTTGGTAGTGTCGAATAACTGCACACTTGAAATGGTGGCCAGATTTTTTGCATCTATATGTAAGGTGGCGATAGTTGAATTTATTCCCATTGATGATAAGCAGATGAAGCAGATGTTGTCCACAAGGAAAAATGTGGCGCACAATTATTCTAAGGAGTTTTTTGAAGAGGCGTTCAGCCGGTATTTTAAGATTCGAGACGAGAGAGTTGTTAGGGAGAGTGGGCGGATATTGTATTTGATGGAGAGGTATTGA
- a CDS encoding Alanine racemase, whose product MTQPNLIEERLRTILDRIHSACARASRPAESVRLIAVTKNQPVSTLQTLIDLGVKELGENRVPEIVEKVPQLRGEFTMHMIGHLQTNKVQKVLPLVSWIQSVDRERLVSRIESLHKGDEKIRVLVEVNTTGEESKSGCSPKDCRAFCERVMGSDALELRGLMTIGPLGGDEVSVRKSFSLLRELSEQCSDLVKGMELSMGMSGDFEWAIEEGATMVRIGTVLVGERKK is encoded by the coding sequence TTGACACAACCAAATTTGATAGAGGAGCGTCTCAGGACAATTCTGGATCGCATACATTCTGCATGTGCAAGGGCTTCACGCCCCGCAGAATCGGTCCGTCTCATCGCGGTGACCAAAAACCAGCCGGTTTCCACACTTCAAACCCTTATCGATCTGGGTGTAAAGGAACTTGGAGAAAACAGGGTGCCTGAGATTGTGGAGAAGGTCCCTCAGCTTCGCGGGGAGTTTACTATGCACATGATCGGTCACCTCCAGACCAACAAGGTGCAGAAAGTGCTTCCACTGGTGAGTTGGATTCAGTCGGTGGACAGGGAACGCTTGGTTTCAAGAATTGAATCGCTCCATAAGGGGGATGAGAAAATAAGGGTGCTTGTTGAGGTCAATACAACCGGCGAAGAATCGAAATCGGGTTGCAGTCCAAAAGATTGCCGCGCCTTTTGTGAGCGTGTGATGGGCAGCGATGCTCTTGAGCTGCGTGGGCTGATGACCATAGGGCCTCTGGGAGGTGATGAAGTTTCGGTGCGAAAATCATTTTCTCTTCTCAGAGAGCTTTCGGAGCAATGCTCAGATCTTGTGAAAGGCATGGAGCTTTCAATGGGGATGAGTGGCGATTTCGAATGGGCCATAGAAGAGGGAGCCACAATGGTTCGTATAGGTACGGTTCTTGTTGGTGAAAGGAAAAAATGA
- a CDS encoding ATP-dependent Clp protease proteolytic subunit, which yields MPLVPMVIEQTGRGERSYDIYSRLLKERIIFLGSDIDDTTADLVMAQLIFLEYEDPDKDITIYINSPGGIVSSGLAIYDTIQYVKPDVATICIGQAASMGAILLAAGTKGKRYALPHSRIMLHQPIGGAGGQASDIAIHAREIVRVKKTLTDIIHKHSGQDPKIIAKDTDRNFYMSAQEAKDYGLVDEILTARE from the coding sequence ATGCCGCTTGTACCAATGGTTATCGAACAGACAGGTCGGGGGGAACGTTCCTACGACATCTATTCCAGATTGTTGAAAGAGAGAATAATTTTCCTGGGGTCCGATATTGATGACACCACTGCGGATCTGGTCATGGCTCAGCTTATTTTCCTTGAGTATGAAGATCCCGATAAGGACATCACCATTTACATCAACTCTCCGGGTGGTATTGTCTCCTCAGGTTTGGCAATATACGATACGATTCAGTATGTAAAACCTGATGTGGCTACAATCTGTATTGGGCAGGCTGCAAGCATGGGTGCCATTCTTTTGGCCGCCGGTACAAAGGGAAAACGCTATGCTCTCCCCCATTCACGCATCATGCTGCATCAGCCAATAGGTGGTGCTGGTGGACAGGCATCTGACATAGCGATTCATGCCCGGGAAATCGTACGGGTGAAAAAAACTTTAACTGATATTATTCATAAACATTCAGGTCAGGACCCAAAAATCATCGCAAAAGACACTGACCGTAATTTCTATATGAGTGCACAAGAGGCAAAGGATTATGGATTGGTGGATGAGATCCTGACGGCAAGGGAATAA